The proteins below come from a single Edaphobacter acidisoli genomic window:
- a CDS encoding SIMPL domain-containing protein codes for MPIDEQVRNRLVPAAVLGVCLMLGLILGGWLLGSQIKATRLADRYVAVKGLVERTVKSDAAIWPVTFKEAGNDLPSVFAKSEADKNAVLKFFAEQGIASNEITIGQIQVTDKQANEFGGSSNAGPRYIVQQTVTVSSKDVDKIARAGQKTAELVQAGIVVGGGYGQGIRYVFNGLNALKPDMITEATRNARAAADRFAADSGSQVGEIRSANQGVFSISSADAGSATGGDGGDTSNISPDSSIMKKVRVVSTVDYYLVR; via the coding sequence GTGCCCATAGACGAACAGGTTCGGAATCGGCTGGTGCCTGCCGCTGTGCTGGGCGTTTGCCTGATGCTTGGTTTGATTCTTGGCGGGTGGCTGCTGGGGTCGCAGATTAAGGCGACGCGGCTGGCTGATCGGTATGTGGCGGTGAAGGGATTGGTGGAGCGGACGGTGAAGTCCGATGCGGCTATTTGGCCTGTGACGTTTAAGGAGGCAGGCAATGATCTGCCTTCGGTGTTTGCGAAGAGCGAGGCGGACAAGAATGCGGTGCTGAAGTTTTTTGCGGAGCAGGGAATTGCTTCGAACGAGATTACGATTGGGCAGATTCAGGTGACGGACAAACAGGCGAATGAGTTTGGTGGAAGCAGCAATGCCGGGCCGCGGTATATCGTGCAGCAGACGGTGACGGTGAGCTCGAAGGATGTGGACAAGATTGCCAGGGCCGGGCAGAAGACGGCAGAGCTGGTGCAGGCGGGGATTGTGGTCGGCGGCGGCTATGGGCAGGGGATTCGGTATGTGTTCAATGGACTGAATGCGCTGAAGCCGGACATGATTACGGAGGCGACGCGGAATGCTCGCGCGGCTGCGGACAGGTTCGCGGCGGACTCGGGGAGTCAGGTGGGAGAGATTCGATCGGCGAACCAGGGCGTGTTTTCGATCTCGTCGGCGGATGCGGGCAGCGCGACGGGTGGAGATGGTGGCGACACGAGTAATATTTCGCCGGATTCGAGCATCATGAAGAAGGTGCGCGTGGTTTCGACGGTGGATTACTACCTCGTTCGGTAA
- a CDS encoding YdeI/OmpD-associated family protein: protein MASRVKRFRAALEPLSGGLGWVVARVPFDVKTTWKTMTRLRVKVEVAGEVFRTSLFPDAAHGGHFVLVNKQMQKAAGVKLGGMIDLAVEPDMEEREAWVPAELEKLLKPEKALAKWYAKLSESRRRELAKYIEGAAGSAGRVKRAEETVERLLLTMEGEKELPPVLEAAFLRVPAARKGWEKMTLTQRRGHLLGVFYYKSPEARQRRVDKVVEDALRVAGA, encoded by the coding sequence ATGGCTTCGAGAGTGAAGCGGTTTCGCGCGGCGCTGGAGCCGCTGAGCGGCGGGCTGGGCTGGGTGGTGGCGCGCGTTCCGTTCGACGTGAAGACGACGTGGAAGACGATGACGCGGCTGAGGGTGAAGGTTGAGGTTGCGGGCGAGGTCTTCAGGACTTCTTTGTTTCCGGATGCTGCTCATGGTGGGCACTTCGTTCTGGTGAACAAGCAGATGCAGAAGGCTGCGGGTGTGAAGCTGGGCGGGATGATCGACCTGGCTGTCGAGCCGGATATGGAGGAGCGCGAGGCTTGGGTTCCGGCGGAGCTTGAAAAACTGCTGAAGCCGGAGAAGGCGCTGGCGAAGTGGTACGCGAAGCTGAGCGAGTCGAGGCGGCGGGAGCTTGCGAAGTATATTGAGGGCGCTGCTGGTAGTGCGGGGAGAGTGAAGCGGGCTGAAGAGACGGTGGAGCGGTTGCTGTTGACAATGGAAGGCGAGAAGGAGTTGCCGCCGGTGTTGGAGGCGGCGTTTCTTCGCGTGCCTGCCGCGCGGAAGGGGTGGGAGAAGATGACCCTGACGCAGCGGCGGGGGCATCTGCTGGGCGTGTTTTATTACAAGAGCCCCGAGGCTCGACAGCGGCGGGTAGATAAGGTGGTGGAGGATGCGCTGCGTGTGGCGGGGGCTTGA
- the lpxB gene encoding lipid-A-disaccharide synthase: MQSPPEKSTLVPIAATSNPSIFLSAGEASGDHYGAQLIDELCTRLPGLTTFGLGGKEMEAAGQHRIVHAEDVAHMGITEVLRHAPRVYASYRRLVASIKERRPDAAILIDFPDVNLRLARELRKLNIPVVYFVSPQLWAWKRKRLRWVQQRVTRMMVIFPFEAPFYQHRNVAAEFVGHPLAYLPMPTISLENYTLQHNLDPGKHWIALLPGSRRKEVEANLPEMLEAAAKLGDNYEFLIPVASTLNQSIFTSLITQRTPNIHLVPDAREALHHARASIVASGTATVQAAVIGNPFVVVYKVSPLTFAAAKRLVHYPPEIWSGQPDAHGNLPIGMVNLIAGRPIIPEFLQHQFTAANLAASLKPLLEDTPERARMIADLTEVRTRLIPDTTHTPIQRVADAIESLLGHPATSSGQIHTSRV, from the coding sequence ATGCAATCCCCTCCAGAAAAATCTACACTGGTTCCTATCGCAGCCACATCCAACCCGAGCATCTTTCTCTCTGCCGGAGAAGCCAGCGGCGACCACTACGGCGCGCAGCTCATCGACGAACTCTGCACCCGCCTACCGGGCCTGACCACCTTCGGCCTCGGCGGCAAAGAGATGGAAGCCGCCGGCCAGCACCGCATCGTCCACGCCGAAGACGTCGCCCACATGGGCATCACCGAAGTCCTCCGCCACGCACCGCGCGTCTACGCCTCCTACCGGCGCCTCGTCGCCAGCATCAAAGAGCGCCGCCCCGACGCCGCCATCCTCATCGACTTCCCCGACGTCAACCTCCGCCTCGCCCGCGAACTCCGCAAGCTCAACATCCCAGTCGTCTACTTCGTCAGCCCGCAGCTCTGGGCGTGGAAGCGCAAGCGCCTCCGCTGGGTGCAGCAACGCGTCACCCGCATGATGGTCATCTTCCCATTCGAGGCCCCGTTCTACCAACACCGCAACGTCGCGGCAGAATTCGTAGGCCACCCGCTCGCGTACCTGCCGATGCCGACCATCTCGCTTGAAAATTACACACTGCAACACAACCTCGACCCCGGCAAACACTGGATCGCCCTGCTCCCCGGCAGCCGCCGCAAAGAGGTCGAAGCCAATCTGCCCGAGATGCTCGAAGCCGCAGCGAAGCTCGGCGACAACTACGAATTCCTCATTCCCGTAGCCTCCACGCTCAACCAATCCATCTTCACAAGCCTCATCACGCAGCGAACCCCAAACATCCACCTCGTCCCCGACGCTCGCGAAGCCCTCCACCACGCACGAGCCAGCATCGTCGCCAGCGGAACCGCGACCGTGCAGGCCGCGGTCATCGGCAACCCATTCGTCGTCGTCTACAAAGTCTCCCCACTCACCTTCGCAGCCGCAAAACGCCTCGTCCACTACCCACCCGAGATCTGGTCCGGCCAGCCCGACGCCCACGGCAACCTTCCCATCGGCATGGTCAACCTCATCGCCGGACGCCCCATCATCCCCGAGTTCCTCCAGCACCAATTCACCGCCGCCAACCTAGCCGCTTCTCTCAAGCCACTGCTCGAAGACACCCCCGAACGCGCCCGCATGATCGCCGACCTCACCGAAGTCCGCACCCGCCTCATCCCCGACACCACCCACACACCCATCCAGCGCGTAGCCGACGCCATCGAATCGCTTCTCGGCCATCCTGCAACCTCAAGTGGCCAAATCCACACTTCGCGCGTCTAA
- a CDS encoding M1 family aminopeptidase codes for MDSLVRRLRTSAAILFSVCFLAAAAVAAPLRPQINITGYVIHADLDPATHHLTATAAVTFTALEDVTSPTFELNNGLKITKLTDASNTALDSDRLAATSTVRINLASPMAKGATNTYTFQYEGTLEGSDTSPVSGIKFASIDDPITILLYPGAWFPMTGLYTDRFTAEMHITVPSDMRVVGSGGGIAAPHSLPGNRTEYAYNWTKPGFPGTIIAGQFLDPATLSTGNIRVFVTSKRKDAAIDFARTAQRELLYMSGTFGQPESSALNLVELPDDAVSAAWAPEIVAIGGSRISARNAQRLISNTIAHLWWGEMVSPQTMNDAWITNGMSRYAELMYLEDSAGKNAFQSAIQDSSAGALAYDTQPLTTLAQVDPFSPQFQSMTLEKGAMVFHMLRWEMGDDVFNKFLRDTLSQYSGKSIRSSQLEDLAAKDSNLNLVPFFSQWCDGTGAPSFNNNYTVFRLSNNKGFRTTGSISQDLDLFNMPVELRIDTDGKTEIRRVDVQGTNSPFSVETFGRPRKISIDPEDWVLKSTPDLAVRVAVLRGQEQIAQGDLTQALIEYQKALDANKNSSLANYRIGEVFFMQRNYQSAANSFRDALRGDLDPRWVEVWSHIELGRIFDVTGQRERAVNEYRLAIQTNDNTQGAINEARALMQKPYKRENGDN; via the coding sequence ATGGACTCTCTCGTTCGACGTCTTCGCACTTCAGCAGCGATCCTTTTCTCCGTCTGCTTCCTCGCCGCCGCTGCCGTGGCCGCACCGCTTCGTCCGCAGATCAACATCACCGGCTACGTCATCCACGCCGACCTTGACCCCGCGACACACCACCTCACCGCAACCGCCGCCGTCACCTTCACCGCACTTGAAGACGTCACCAGCCCCACCTTCGAGCTGAACAACGGCCTCAAGATCACCAAACTCACCGACGCGTCCAACACCGCGCTCGACTCCGACCGTCTCGCCGCCACCAGTACCGTCCGCATCAACCTCGCGTCGCCCATGGCGAAGGGCGCAACCAACACCTACACCTTTCAGTACGAAGGCACGCTCGAAGGCTCCGACACCAGCCCCGTCTCCGGCATCAAGTTCGCCTCCATCGACGACCCCATCACCATCCTCCTCTACCCCGGAGCATGGTTCCCCATGACCGGCCTCTACACCGACCGCTTCACCGCCGAGATGCACATCACCGTGCCCAGCGACATGCGCGTTGTCGGCTCCGGCGGAGGCATCGCCGCGCCCCACAGCCTGCCCGGAAACCGCACCGAGTACGCCTACAACTGGACCAAGCCCGGCTTCCCCGGCACCATCATCGCCGGTCAGTTCCTCGACCCCGCCACGCTCTCCACCGGCAACATCCGCGTCTTCGTCACCTCCAAGCGCAAAGACGCAGCCATTGACTTCGCCCGCACCGCCCAGCGCGAGCTCCTCTACATGTCCGGCACCTTCGGCCAGCCTGAATCCTCCGCACTCAACCTCGTCGAGCTGCCCGACGACGCCGTCTCCGCCGCCTGGGCCCCCGAGATCGTCGCCATCGGCGGCAGCCGCATCTCCGCCCGCAACGCCCAGCGCCTCATCTCCAACACCATCGCGCACCTCTGGTGGGGAGAGATGGTCTCGCCTCAAACCATGAACGACGCCTGGATCACCAACGGCATGTCCCGCTACGCCGAGCTCATGTACCTCGAAGACTCCGCCGGCAAAAATGCCTTCCAATCCGCCATACAGGACAGCTCCGCCGGCGCGCTCGCCTACGACACCCAGCCCCTCACCACGCTCGCGCAGGTCGATCCCTTCTCACCTCAGTTCCAGTCCATGACGCTCGAAAAAGGCGCCATGGTCTTCCACATGCTCCGTTGGGAGATGGGTGACGACGTCTTCAACAAATTTCTTCGCGACACCCTCAGCCAGTACTCCGGAAAATCCATCCGCTCCTCGCAGCTTGAAGACCTCGCCGCCAAGGACTCCAACCTCAACCTCGTGCCCTTCTTTTCCCAGTGGTGCGACGGCACCGGCGCGCCCAGCTTCAACAACAACTACACCGTCTTCCGCCTCAGCAATAACAAGGGCTTCCGCACCACCGGTTCCATCTCGCAGGACCTCGACCTCTTCAACATGCCCGTCGAGCTGCGCATCGACACCGACGGCAAGACCGAGATCCGCCGCGTCGACGTACAAGGCACCAACTCGCCCTTCTCCGTCGAAACCTTCGGCCGTCCGCGCAAGATCAGCATCGACCCCGAAGACTGGGTCCTCAAGAGCACGCCCGACCTCGCCGTCCGCGTAGCCGTGCTGCGCGGGCAGGAGCAGATCGCACAAGGCGACCTCACCCAGGCGCTCATCGAGTACCAGAAGGCCCTCGACGCCAACAAGAACAGCTCGCTGGCCAACTACCGCATCGGCGAAGTCTTCTTCATGCAGCGCAACTACCAGTCCGCCGCCAACAGCTTCCGCGACGCCCTCCGTGGCGACCTCGACCCGCGCTGGGTCGAAGTCTGGAGCCACATCGAGCTGGGCCGCATCTTCGATGTGACCGGCCAGCGCGAGCGCGCCGTCAACGAGTACCGCCTCGCCATCCAGACCAACGACAACACGCAAGGCGCCATCAACGAAGCCCGCGCCCTCATGCAAAAACCCTACAAACGCGAGAACGGCGACAACTAA